GCTGGCCCAATTCAATGTTTTCTTGGTATTTCTTAGCTCTTTATGAGCACTCCTCCTACAGTACATAATATCAAGTAGTGTTCCACCAATAATCAGATTGGTATCGAATCTGAACCGTTATTAGGCATTTTGGCATCGATCAGTATTGGTTATTTAGGTATTCCCATGCTGATTAATAGCCACTTgtgccaatcgtcatcatcataactatcatcataaatgctatgctagcaaaacttaatgtactgtataacaggctggaaatagtgttgagcattattctaggaattgctttgttaaacattgagcaatTGTAGTTTGCATGAAAaggatcaaaatactctaatagaacagtctgcacagtaaaatattctaataaagcagtcacacatagctaacttgagaggtgcgtaaattgtatggcaattatcagtatcggtatctgtattggtgaaaaattactgctaggtatcggtatcagatcggtaggtatttttctgtatcggtggaaccctaatatcaagagtacataataaaaatattaacccttaatatttttattatgcACTCTTgacaatgtacatgtatatccaCCGCTACACCACAAACACTGATAAGTTTATTTTTAAAAGTGGTGCCAAATACATGTAGTTCACCAAGAGGGTAAAAAAAAAGAGCAAATATTGAGCTTACAATGGGGGTAGTGATGTGACCATAAACTTGATGCACTCTTTATGAAAGTGGTCTTTATAATGTGGTGGTCAATTGCAAAGTAAATTCTATTAATGCACTTTCCTCCACTCTATTCCATTGAATCCAGATGTACTCCTACTGTAGGATGCATTTTTGCTATGCACACATTGTGGGTTTAACTGTCCAATCATTAGACCATTGGCCTGTTAACCCATGGGTTTAACTGTCCAGTCATTAGACCATTGGCCTGTCAGGGAATCACAGTGTAGTTTTCCATATTCATATTTTTGTTTAATATGTACATTGTAACAGCAGGGGCGGCAGAGAAGGGGGATTGCAAGGGGGGCTATAGCCCCTGTCAAAAAGATTATGGAGGGGTTAGCCCCCTAAATTTAACAATTGTGCTGATTGTATTACACCaaatagctaactatacaaatGCTTAGCTACCTGCATTTACAACTAGATTCTACAAGAATcaaccctaatagagcagtttgCCCCCAGACCCTTTAGAAGTCCACTGAATACTAatatatagagcagtcaccctaatacaacagtcaaactaATATTAATAGTATTCTGATAAACTGCTAAAATCACtcccaaattcaatctcagagggccTAATTCTCAAAATTTCTGgggagggggcatgcccccagaccccataGATTGGCATGCTTCCACACTAAGACTTGTCATCCCTTGGGTAAGCACGCTACACCCACTCCCCCCCTccctaaataaaggtgtctcctccCCTGCATTATGATACATTTAAATAGCAGTAAAAAGTACAACCCTGGTCGAGAGACAAGAAGGAGACcacttgggaaaccctgcgggtggtgctggcatcagggatTTGAGGAGCAACCAGTTTCCTCCATTAACTTATAGGTAAAGTCACTAAAAACCTATGACCAAGTCTGTGTGTAGGCCATGTGGTGCCCACTGGCTGTCTCCTGTATCCAAGTCcgtgtgtactgtatatagctattctTCCGAGGTGTGATGGCATCCACTAGTGATTTTTTATACATTTGCTGGACATTTTGGTGCCACTTTTTTTAATGGTGGACAACTTCGTTACCATAGCAAACACATTTGGCATATTCAGTAGTttgtaatatttgtatgggaagAATATTTGCTTCTTTctcagtacatgtatgtattgcaTATTGTCCTGTGATTAAAAGCTGGATAGTTAGCTGCTAGTAGAGCTTGTAAGACCATGATATAGGCTGATGAACAGTGAGGTAGTGATGTATATAGGCATCAAATGacatggtctttataaaagggaATACTACTGGAAGTGAACATTTACTATAATACTAATGCACTCTTCCATTCCACCACACCACCACCATTCCAATCGACTATTCTGTTCCTCTGAATCCAGACATATGGACACCAATGTTTACATCAGGAATTCAATACTGGGTATTGTTTATTGTGACAAATttaatacaatacaacacaGAATAGACACATGCCACCCATTAGTTTGTATTGTGGTGtgaaatggtggccgtgtgctaTTTCGTTTTCTTCTAGCCTCACAACTGTAGTAAGACAGGCAAGGCCAAAAATTGCGGTtcgtttttttgtttgtttgtttttaacaCTGGATTTGATGGTAGATCCCTAAGACTATCTGTAAAgatgatttttgtcatgtataatatttctatgatggtttatAATTTGGGAACAATGCTACTATTCTGTTCATCAACATGCCAACATGGGAATTTCCCCATAGTTTTATTGTAAGTTCGTTATTTCTAATCTTGGTTAttgtttggatccctacttcgttTTTGAAATTGATAATGTAATTACTAGTGTAATTACTGTAGTTACTCTGTAGCTGGCAATTATTGGCTGCACTCTATTTTCAAATTCGAACTTGACAGACATTTCTGTGTAGAAGATACAGTACCAAGCTGAGAAATTAAATACCTGAGTCCCTCAAACATCAGCATGAAGACCCTTACAATAAGTGAAAACCTGAACTAGTGTTGTATACTTTCCTTTTAGTCTAAACCACTTCAGAGCTGAGAAGGGCATGTTGGATGATATAATCATTGTAAAAGATAACCAACTTCATCAATTGTTCATAGAGAGGGTTCAGCTAGTACAACAAATACATGAGGCTGCAAGAGAGAGGAATATGTTAATGGTACAACTAGAAGAAGCTAGCAGAGTACATCAGAAACAGAGTAGAAAAATTGATGAGAATATGAAGGACCACCGTGAAATGTCTGCAGCTCTGAGTTATGACTTAAACGAGGAACGAAGTAAAGGATTTATTTTCAGGGCTGAGAGGTATTGTCTGACACTGTAATATAGTACACATTAAGCTAATTTCACATTCACTTGTGTTCACTATTGTATATAGGGATATCCTACTGAAACGTTATAAAGACTTGAGTGCCAATTCACAAGCTGTCAATGAAAAACTCAATAATATCACCCACAAACACAACCAGACCCTACAATATCTACAGTCATCTACACAAAGGTTATTATAAATTGGCTATTTAATTTAGTTAGGACACCAAAACATTGTTACTGTATGTTTTAATGATTTTTGTTAGGAACAAGATTTTGGAAGAGAGCATGGTGAAAATGAATGTACATTACTCTAAAGTGTGTGCAGAAAGAAATGAGCTGCAAATGATAGCAGCAATGAAGTTTGATGATGTTAAGTTGAGTTCTCCTAAAGAGGATGGGTGGTGTGTAACACTGAACAAATCCTCAAAGGAAAGAGATGAACAGTTTATTAACGGGGCATTGATAAAGAAGTGACAATGAAAGAAAGAATTTCATTTGTGCATGTATATTTAGCAGTATATAAATTCCAAGCTTTCAAATTATTAAGTTTATGATTCAGTGTGTACTTttgtttggttttgtaaaatccaAAACATTAGAAAAAGACCAACAAAAAAAACTTCCTAGTTTATACACCTGtaattacatacatactatTAATAATTCTGGTTACAATTAATGTAATTATAGTGTGTTGCACGGTGATATGATAATAAAATAAGTTTTAAAGTCTGCTCAAGAGGTACAGTACAGAACAGGATAAATGGGGAGAGCTATATATATACCAGGGTTATATGCTTATCTTCTACGTATATTGTCTCAAAAGATCACTTTAGTGCTATTATGCAATACAAATAGTACTAAATCACTCTAGTAGAAAATTGTTGTACACCTAATAGtatgtatagtatgtacaagtggGTAAAGAGGGCTATATTATAGATGCCTTGTTACTGTGTATTGAACAGTTGTTCAATGGACGGGCAACATCTATATGTGCCAattatgtactatatatatatacatatatagtttATCAAAGATCAACACTGCTTATACTTTTGTAACCTTATAAAGTTCTGACTATATTTTAGTTGAAACGcttcaaattgtacctataaattaAGAACTTTGAGATcttgtgaaagctaaaatggctataTCTTCTGACAGCCCCAAGACCCCTGCTACCAGAGATTCTATACCCTGGTCAGTCCTCCCTCACATGAACTACTTTCTCCGCTACTGCAGGTCATAATCATTAATGTGTGAAAACTTTACATGGTTACACTTAAAGCTGCAAGGGAGTGGAGTCAAGTCACTATTCATATTTCAATATACATGAACTAGTGTGTTTACTGACAGTTGAGTGTCAatttacactgtatatatatatattgttgtagaccttcagtgctggtcactgtaaagtgttaataataaatattatatattatttagtcaactgtatacataatatattatagtCAGATGGGTCTGACCATTTCTAGTGCTGCACTTATATCTGATACAATAAATGAACTAATGAATTCAAGTGTCACATTTTGTATATACACTTAATGTATACAGTTATTGCTTGAACACTAGTGAAATGACACGTGGAAATGATATCTACACAAGAATTTTAAATTATGATGGTAACGTTCTGGGTTTTGATTTTGAATGTTTGGAATGCCATCTTGAAGTAAGTAGATTAAAAGATAAACCATTGTGTGCCACTTTCCACAGTAATGGTGCCAGTAACAGACTTAGGATTGATACACTGAGAATGACCAAGTACACCTGTTAAGAGAAGAAAACAACATGTCACTTCAGAAGAATACATTATATCTAACATGTATGTACTGTGCATGGCAATGACACTCACAAAGGACCACCTAATGTTTAGACAACTGAACACTAATGCTGTCGTGTATTTGGAGTCACTTAAGGTCAGCAGAATGCTATTGGATTAGATGATCCGATCTAAGAAAATTACCTGATACTGAGATTAATTTTGATGATTTTATATTCTCAGCCATTGTTAACTGAATAATGATCACAGCACTGTTACtgttaaaggtccactgaaatggaaaattcacttgccattttattgaataatTAGGGCTAGGCGATAGTGGATTTATCAATGTCTAAATGATTGTAAGGCACTGTTCACGATAGACAAAAGCATAACGATAGTGAAAATTCACCTACATGTATTTTCTACTTATTAGCTACCTTCAAAGAGATATGCAAGTAGGGATGTTACTTATGGATATGTTTTCACTATAGTCGGTTCGCATTCccctgagccctcatttcttgttaatactgtaactcttgttacatgggccaaaaatttagtagcactgtgaagccttttaaatgCTGGAACTATTTATCAAAAAAGTCCTTTGATAAGGGctagaacaagtgagttatgaggctttaaaaatataccATACATTACGTATGGACGATTCAGACGCACAagcatgtttacaacatgacgTGCTTCGACCACTctactgttgatttacagtcccTATCAATGTCAACCCCATCCCCCATCCCTGGGGGTCCCCATACACCTACTGGGAatttgacatctacatcttgccccacccctggggcttttgactgtggcagtttgctgaaccaaaaattattttaatagataAATCAAATCCCCTATAGAAACCCCCCTTTCTTAGCCCCAGTACTGGGAATTCAAATTTGACACTAcactttgtcaaatcccctgtatttcCCCCACCCTACCCGGGAGTGGGGAATGACATTGATAAGTGTATTAACGGGCGTTCTCTAGCGTTCTTCACAAGACCAGCGTAAAATTCACAAACTATCTCCTGTAGGCTTGTAACTAGCTGCAGTACAAGTTCTTACTGTGTTTCATGTTGATATGGTAGATATGACGTGaactgtttcaccttattgttagctaggtcaagaaatcttctttaagtctccagttccagtttgttaggtCAGGTAATCCAaagccactgtaaagctttaattaTAGATAGaggctattcgtccggttccGAACGCCGATTTTACCAAGCTATTCGTCCGGCTCGGTTCACGTAaataaaaacttagacaaaaaagagtcctcaagcgaaaaaaaaagttatgacctgtCCGGGAATCGAACCCGGGACCTCCAATGTGTGAGGCAAGGATCGTAACCACTGTGttacgtggctcccagctacccacTTCTCTTAGTTTCTATCTTATATACGTCATTCAAGAAGAAACCTATATAAGAAGAatacccagtgaagaagaaaccaaagctgaacccgaccctaaccctaacgctaacgtgacgtttgcctgttaagcacaatgatgactttcactgtctgtatgaaggtaagttttggggtgagttcgaggcgagctagggttggtcCGGCTTTGCCGGGACGCTCGCttcaaccctagctcgcctcgaactcaccccaaaacttaccttcatacaactagtgtgtttgatactcgagttatggGTGACACTGTCGGACGAATAGTACCGGACAAACAGGACCACGCGATCcgaaccggacgaatagcctGGTAAAATCGGCGTCCGGAACCAGACAAATAGCCACTAcgttaattatacaaccaagtactaaagataatacaaaatgcaattaaaattatgtcattaataatgaatgaataaatgaaatataataatgtttgagaaaactacgaggcctagagacatgaactaaacGGGgatagttatacaaccaagtattaagaataatacgaaatgtggttaaaat
This portion of the Dysidea avara chromosome 12, odDysAvar1.4, whole genome shotgun sequence genome encodes:
- the LOC136241636 gene encoding interaptin-like isoform X1, whose translation is MFAVLALARSLSFIYAKNEDDDNLQPVVQKSGRLTMSEIEMIKEELQVKSQQLDEKEQETILLKAEIKRVEEKLTLTTNYLEEIINSLNHFRAEKGMLDDIIIVKDNQLHQLFIERVQLVQQIHEAARERNMLMVQLEEASRVHQKQSRKIDENMKDHREMSAALSYDLNEERSKGFIFRAERDILLKRYKDLSANSQAVNEKLNNITHKHNQTLQYLQSSTQRNKILEESMVKMNVHYSKVCAERNELQMIAAMKFDDVKLSSPKEDGWCVTLNKSSKERDEQFINGALIKK
- the LOC136241636 gene encoding basal body-orientation factor 1-like isoform X2 — translated: MSEIEMIKEELQVKSQQLDEKEQETILLKAEIKRVEEKLTLTTNYLEEIINSLNHFRAEKGMLDDIIIVKDNQLHQLFIERVQLVQQIHEAARERNMLMVQLEEASRVHQKQSRKIDENMKDHREMSAALSYDLNEERSKGFIFRAERDILLKRYKDLSANSQAVNEKLNNITHKHNQTLQYLQSSTQRNKILEESMVKMNVHYSKVCAERNELQMIAAMKFDDVKLSSPKEDGWCVTLNKSSKERDEQFINGALIKK